A single window of Carassius gibelio isolate Cgi1373 ecotype wild population from Czech Republic chromosome A19, carGib1.2-hapl.c, whole genome shotgun sequence DNA harbors:
- the LOC127935164 gene encoding phosphatidylserine synthase 1-like isoform X2, producing the protein MRPTMAPNQGSRMLSKDDANYKLHFRMINEQQVEDITIDFFYKPHTITLLTLTVVSIMYFAFTRDDGDSDNNLRVGLLLVGSFFLVISVLAFPNGPFTRPHPVIWRMVFGLSVLYFLFLVFLIFLNWDQVKALLYWLDPNLRYATREADVMEYAINCHVITWERIRSHFDIFAFGHFWGWAMKALLIRSYGLCWTISITWELTELFFMHLLPNFAECWWDQVILDILLCNGGGIWLGMTVCRFLEMRTYHWASIKDIHTTTGKLKRAVLQFTPASWTYVRWFDPKSSFQRVAGIYLFMIVWQLTELNTFFLKHIFVFQASHPLSWCRILFIGIITAPTVRQYYAYLTDTQCKRVGTQCWVFGAIAFLEALACIKFGQDLFSKTQVLYVVLWLLCLAFITLLCLYGMIWYEQNYGRRLKNIADCDDSTIIDTYDNILETSKEKNSSSNSTSSRRRKGGSGKNKTINGTSGKK; encoded by the exons ATGAGACCAACCATGGCGCCCAATCAGGGTTCCAGGATGCTCAGTAAAGATGACGCGAATTATAAACTTCACTTTCGGATGATAAACGAGCAACAGGTGGAGGATATCACCATCGATTTCTTCTACAAACCGCATACCATTACTTTACTGACGCTCACCGTTGTCAGCATAATGTACTTTGCGTTTACGAG GGATGATGGGGATTCTGATAATAACCTGCGTGTGGGTCTGCTGCTGGTTGGCTCTTTCTTTCTTGTTATCAGTGTTCTTGCCTTCCCCAATG gtCCTTTCACAAGACCTCATCCTGTTATATGGCGCATGGTTTTTG GTCTCAGTGTCCTTTACTTCCTCTTCCTGGTGTTCCTCATCTTCCTGAATTGGGATCAAGTGAAGGCGCTGTTGTATTGGCTGGACCCCAATCTACGTTACGCCACACGAGAAGCAGATGTCATG GAGTATGCCATAAACTGTCACGTGATTACATGGGAACGCATCCGgagtcattttgacatttttgccTTTGGTCATTTCTGGGGCTGGGCAATGAAAGCTCTACTCATCCGCAGCTACGGCCTCTGCTGGACCATCAGCATCACATGGGAGCTCACAGAg TTGTTCTTCATGCACCTCCTGCCAAACTTTGCAGAGTGCTGGTGGGATCAAGTCATTCTTGACATCCTATTGTGCAACGGAGGGGGCATTTGGCTTGGCATGACTGTGTGTCGGTTTTTAGAGATGCGTACCTACCACTGGGCCAGTATCAA GGATATCCACACCACCACAGGCAAGCTGAAACGGGCTGTTTTGCAGTTCACTCCGGCCAGCTGGACGTATGTGCGCTGGTTTGACCCCAAATCCTCTTTTCAGAGGGTGGCTGGAATCTACCTCTTCATGATAGTATGGCAG CTCACAGAATTGAACACATTTTTCCTGAAGCATATCTTCGTATTCCAGGCCTCTCATCCTCTCAGCTGGTGCCGGATCCTCTTCATTGGGATCATCACTGCCCCCACAGTTCG GCAATACTATGCATATCTAACAGACACCCAGTGCAAAAGAGTAGGAACACAGTGTTGGGTGTTTGG GGCCATTGCTTTCCTGGAAGCTCTGGCTTGTATCAAATTTGGACAAGACTTGTTCTCTAAAACACAGGTTCTTTATGTTGTCCTTTGGCTTTTGTGTTTG GCTTTTATTACTTTACTCTGTCTGTATGGAATGATTTGGTACGAGCAGAATTATGGGAGGAGACTGAAG AACATTGCAGACTGTGACGACAGCACCATCATTGACACGTATGACAACATTCTTGAAACTTCCAAAG
- the LOC127935164 gene encoding phosphatidylserine synthase 1-like isoform X1 has product MRPTMAPNQGSRMLSKDDANYKLHFRMINEQQVEDITIDFFYKPHTITLLTLTVVSIMYFAFTRDDGDSDNNLRVGLLLVGSFFLVISVLAFPNGPFTRPHPVIWRMVFGLSVLYFLFLVFLIFLNWDQVKALLYWLDPNLRYATREADVMEYAINCHVITWERIRSHFDIFAFGHFWGWAMKALLIRSYGLCWTISITWELTELFFMHLLPNFAECWWDQVILDILLCNGGGIWLGMTVCRFLEMRTYHWASIKDIHTTTGKLKRAVLQFTPASWTYVRWFDPKSSFQRVAGIYLFMIVWQLTELNTFFLKHIFVFQASHPLSWCRILFIGIITAPTVRQYYAYLTDTQCKRVGTQCWVFGAIAFLEALACIKFGQDLFSKTQVLYVVLWLLCLAFITLLCLYGMIWYEQNYGRRLKNIADCDDSTIIDTYDNILETSKAEKNSSSNSTSSRRRKGGSGKNKTINGTSGKK; this is encoded by the exons ATGAGACCAACCATGGCGCCCAATCAGGGTTCCAGGATGCTCAGTAAAGATGACGCGAATTATAAACTTCACTTTCGGATGATAAACGAGCAACAGGTGGAGGATATCACCATCGATTTCTTCTACAAACCGCATACCATTACTTTACTGACGCTCACCGTTGTCAGCATAATGTACTTTGCGTTTACGAG GGATGATGGGGATTCTGATAATAACCTGCGTGTGGGTCTGCTGCTGGTTGGCTCTTTCTTTCTTGTTATCAGTGTTCTTGCCTTCCCCAATG gtCCTTTCACAAGACCTCATCCTGTTATATGGCGCATGGTTTTTG GTCTCAGTGTCCTTTACTTCCTCTTCCTGGTGTTCCTCATCTTCCTGAATTGGGATCAAGTGAAGGCGCTGTTGTATTGGCTGGACCCCAATCTACGTTACGCCACACGAGAAGCAGATGTCATG GAGTATGCCATAAACTGTCACGTGATTACATGGGAACGCATCCGgagtcattttgacatttttgccTTTGGTCATTTCTGGGGCTGGGCAATGAAAGCTCTACTCATCCGCAGCTACGGCCTCTGCTGGACCATCAGCATCACATGGGAGCTCACAGAg TTGTTCTTCATGCACCTCCTGCCAAACTTTGCAGAGTGCTGGTGGGATCAAGTCATTCTTGACATCCTATTGTGCAACGGAGGGGGCATTTGGCTTGGCATGACTGTGTGTCGGTTTTTAGAGATGCGTACCTACCACTGGGCCAGTATCAA GGATATCCACACCACCACAGGCAAGCTGAAACGGGCTGTTTTGCAGTTCACTCCGGCCAGCTGGACGTATGTGCGCTGGTTTGACCCCAAATCCTCTTTTCAGAGGGTGGCTGGAATCTACCTCTTCATGATAGTATGGCAG CTCACAGAATTGAACACATTTTTCCTGAAGCATATCTTCGTATTCCAGGCCTCTCATCCTCTCAGCTGGTGCCGGATCCTCTTCATTGGGATCATCACTGCCCCCACAGTTCG GCAATACTATGCATATCTAACAGACACCCAGTGCAAAAGAGTAGGAACACAGTGTTGGGTGTTTGG GGCCATTGCTTTCCTGGAAGCTCTGGCTTGTATCAAATTTGGACAAGACTTGTTCTCTAAAACACAGGTTCTTTATGTTGTCCTTTGGCTTTTGTGTTTG GCTTTTATTACTTTACTCTGTCTGTATGGAATGATTTGGTACGAGCAGAATTATGGGAGGAGACTGAAG AACATTGCAGACTGTGACGACAGCACCATCATTGACACGTATGACAACATTCTTGAAACTTCCAAAG
- the LOC127935165 gene encoding stathmin domain-containing protein 1-like isoform X1 translates to MVGLIQTYNGSRRHSTPPAPSFSDRISLKLSGSRCYYRPISGNFIGWSETLEVVVAQGGSRGDSAVSKMTTDSGVSLDAAEPSVLPGSVPRMLPPLQAQSPGLAQQSEERPESSEILEQLLVQGIIPAQPRQGGSGEAYDIMMDDAEKPKRRPPARLESLKIRKEQEVTRKEDIEMKMRQVEERRKEKEQDLKHRLRIKSARPRVTAPVTAEGELDPTELLHSEQLPVPTRTKHLQMPINGESGHLRLTDSPELENDSSFQQTEGTDEGF, encoded by the exons ATGGTTGGTCTCATCCAAACTTACAACGGATCCAGAAGACACTCCACTCCGCCAGCGCCGAGTTTCTCTGACAGAATTTCGCTGAAGTTGAGTGGGTCGAGATGTTATTACCGCCCTATTTCTGGCAACTTCATTGGCTGG AGCGAAACTCTGGAGGTTGTTGTGGCTCAGGGAGGCTCTCGTGGTGACTCTGCAGTGTCCAAAATGACCACCGATAGCGGGGTCAGTCTAGATGCAGCAGAGCCATCGGTTCTACCTGGATCTGTACCTAGAATGCTGCCACCGCTACAAG CCCAGAGTCCTGGACTGGCCCAGCAAAGTGAAGAGAGGCCTGAGTCCAGTGAGATCCTGGAGCAACTGCTCGTTCAAGGAATAATTCCAGCTCAGCCAAGACAGGGAGGAAGTGGGGAAGCCTACGACATCATG ATGGATGATGCTGAGAAGCCAAAGAGAAGGCCACCCGCTCGGCTAGAGTCACTGAAAATTCGCAAAGAACAAGAAGTCACCAGAAAGGAAGACATTGAGATGAAGATGAGACAAGTGGAGGAGAGGAGAAAG GAGAAAGAGCAGGACCTGAAACACAGGTTGAGGATTAAATCAGCGCGGCCGCGTGTCACTGCCCCAGTGACTGCAGAGGGGGAACTCGACCCCACGGAACTGCTCCATTCTGAACAGCTTCCTGTCCCAACCAGAACCAAACACCTACAGATGCCAATCAATGGAGAGTCTGGGCACCTGAGGCTTACTGATTCCCCAGAACTGGAAAATGACTCCAGCTTCCAACAGACTGAAGGCACAGATGAGGGATTTTAG
- the LOC127935165 gene encoding stathmin domain-containing protein 1-like isoform X2 → MGCGSSKITVVEPVKPNSLNGNESETLEVVVAQGGSRGDSAVSKMTTDSGVSLDAAEPSVLPGSVPRMLPPLQAQSPGLAQQSEERPESSEILEQLLVQGIIPAQPRQGGSGEAYDIMMDDAEKPKRRPPARLESLKIRKEQEVTRKEDIEMKMRQVEERRKEKEQDLKHRLRIKSARPRVTAPVTAEGELDPTELLHSEQLPVPTRTKHLQMPINGESGHLRLTDSPELENDSSFQQTEGTDEGF, encoded by the exons ATGGGCTGTGGGAGCTCCAAAATCACGGTGGTTGAACCCGTGAAACCGAACAGTCTGAACGGAAATGAG AGCGAAACTCTGGAGGTTGTTGTGGCTCAGGGAGGCTCTCGTGGTGACTCTGCAGTGTCCAAAATGACCACCGATAGCGGGGTCAGTCTAGATGCAGCAGAGCCATCGGTTCTACCTGGATCTGTACCTAGAATGCTGCCACCGCTACAAG CCCAGAGTCCTGGACTGGCCCAGCAAAGTGAAGAGAGGCCTGAGTCCAGTGAGATCCTGGAGCAACTGCTCGTTCAAGGAATAATTCCAGCTCAGCCAAGACAGGGAGGAAGTGGGGAAGCCTACGACATCATG ATGGATGATGCTGAGAAGCCAAAGAGAAGGCCACCCGCTCGGCTAGAGTCACTGAAAATTCGCAAAGAACAAGAAGTCACCAGAAAGGAAGACATTGAGATGAAGATGAGACAAGTGGAGGAGAGGAGAAAG GAGAAAGAGCAGGACCTGAAACACAGGTTGAGGATTAAATCAGCGCGGCCGCGTGTCACTGCCCCAGTGACTGCAGAGGGGGAACTCGACCCCACGGAACTGCTCCATTCTGAACAGCTTCCTGTCCCAACCAGAACCAAACACCTACAGATGCCAATCAATGGAGAGTCTGGGCACCTGAGGCTTACTGATTCCCCAGAACTGGAAAATGACTCCAGCTTCCAACAGACTGAAGGCACAGATGAGGGATTTTAG